Proteins co-encoded in one Arachis hypogaea cultivar Tifrunner chromosome 11, arahy.Tifrunner.gnm2.J5K5, whole genome shotgun sequence genomic window:
- the LOC112720133 gene encoding fasciclin-like arabinogalactan protein 1: MQPLRPANLAALAAALLLLAAATTHAHNITRILEKHPDFSTFNKYLTLTHLAPEINRRITITVCAIDNTAMNELLSKHPSIYTLKNILSLHVLLDYFGAKKLHQIPNGTALAATMFQATGTAPGSTGFVNITDLRGGKVGFGAENNGGALSAFFVKSLEEIPYNISIIQISKPLPSAAAEAPTPAPSKQNLTSIMSRHGCKVFADTLSASPDAMSTFSDNVDGGLTVFCPMDDAFKAFLPKYKNLTAAGKASLLEYHATPVYESMAMLKSNNGLMNTLATDGASKFDFTVQNDGDQVTLKTKIVTAKITGTLIDEDPLAIYTIDKVLLPRELFKALAPSPSPSPAPEPAAADAPASPKKGGKKKKQKAADAPADEESAPADSPSDAADESADDGNGAVRFDGVRYGNVIFVVMALCFGFSLL; this comes from the exons ATGCAGCCTCTCCGGCCGGCGAATCTTGCGGCCCTAGCGGCAGCGCTACTCCTCTTAGCCGCCGCCACAACCCATGCACACAACATTACCCGCATTTTGGAGAAGCACCCCGACTTCTCCACCTTTAACAAGTACCTAACACTAACTCACCTTGCGCCGGAGATCAACCGGCGAATCACCATAACCGTGTGCGCCATCGACAACACCGCCATGAACGAGCTGCTCTCGAAGCACCCTTCCATCTACACTCTGAAGAACATCCTGTCCCTCCACGTCCTCCTCGACTACTTCGGCGCCAAGAAGCTCCACCAGATCCCCAACGGCACCGCCCTCGCCGCCACCATGTTTCAGGCCACCGGAACCGCCCCCGGCTCCACGGGATTCGTCAACATCACCGACCTCCGCGGCGGAAAGGTGGGCTTCGGCGCCGAGAATAACGGCGGCGCCCTGTCCGCATTCTTCGTGAAATCGTTGGAGGAAATCCCTTACAACATATCGATAATACAGATCAGCAAGCCACTCCCCTCGGCTGCAGCAGAAGCCCCTACACCCGCACCCAGCAAGCAAAATCTCACTTCCATAATGTCCCGCCATGGCTGCAAGGTCTTCGCCGACACCCTTTCTGCCTCCCCCGACGCTATGTCCACCTTTTCTGACAATGTGGATGGCGGACTCACCGTCTTCTGCCCCATGGATGACGCCTTTAAG GCATTCCTACCAAAGTATAAGAACCTAACTGCAGCTGGGAAGGCGTCGTTGCTGGAGTACCATGCTACGCCTGTTTATGAGAGCATGGCTATGTTGAAGTCAAACAATGGTTTGATGAACACGCTTGCTACCGATGGAGCCAGCAAGTTCGACTTCACCGTGCAGAATGACGGTGATCAAGTCACGCTCAAGACCAAGATTGTTACTGCCAAGATCACTGGCACGCTCATTGACGAAGACCCGCTCGCGATCTACACCATTGATAAGGTTCTGCTTCCCAGGGAGCTTTTCAAGGCCCTGGCTCCGTCTCCTTCGCCCTCGCCCGCTCCGGAACCAGCCGCCGCCGACGCTCCTGCATCCCCGAAGAAagggggaaagaagaagaagcagaaggcaGCCGACGCGCCGGCAGATGAGGAATCAGCGCCTGCGGATTCGCCCAGTGATGCCGCCGATGAGAGCGCTGACGACGGTAACGGCGCCGTTAGGTTTGACGGCGTCAGGTACGGTAACGTCATCTTCGTGGTTATGGCTTTGTGCTTTGGGTTTTCATTGCTGTAA
- the LOC112720917 gene encoding uncharacterized protein, protein MEAQEKKNKAFDPCPTIPVSKDEFDEWCKPWHAALVVKFLGKKVGLGFMEQRLTRDWVKKGKINVIDMDRDYFLVHFSDEEDYSHALLDGLWMIAVHYLIVQRWRPFFLTSESTVKKIAAWFRIPNLPIKLYNHRFLWQVGSAIGTMLKIDRATSIHSRGRFARICVEIDLTKKLVPRISVLGSTLNIEYEGLHLICFQCGKYGHRSDQCSEVAVRVEGSPKDGNVETPVEEKEGQPEGSITGDLAIQSKCANQGVNCVDQAPADFGPWMMVKRSLRKKKTEKI, encoded by the coding sequence ATGGAGGcacaggaaaagaaaaataaagcttTTGATCCTTGTCCGACCATTCCGGTATCAAAAGATGAGTTCGATGAATGGTGCAAGCCATGGCATGCTGCTTTAGTTGTCAAATTTTTGGGCAAAAAAGTCGGCCTGGGATTCATGGAACAACGTCTAACTAGGGATTGGGTTAAGAAAGGTAAGATAAATGTTATTGATATGGATCGTGACTATTTTCTGGTTCATTTTTCAGATGAGGAGGACTACTCACACGCTCTCTTGGATGGACTATGGATGATCGCAGTGCATTATCTCATTGTTCAGAGGTGGAGACCATTCTTTCTGACATCGGAGAGTACGGTTAAGAAGATTGCGGCATGGTTCCGTATTCCGAATCTTCCTATAAAGCTGTATAATCATCGGTTTCTATGGCAAGTTGGATCAGCTATTGGAACCATGCTAAAGATTGATCGAGCTACCTCCATTCACTCGAGAGGGAGGTTTGCCAGAATTTGTGTTGAGATTGACTTGACAAAAAAATTAGTTCCGAGAATCTCAGTTTTGGGAAGCACTCTTAATATTGAGTACGAAGGACTTCATCTCATTTGCTTTCAGTGTGGAAAATACGGTCATCGTAGTGATCAGTGTAGCGAAGTCGCTGTACGTGTGGAAGGCTCACCGAAGGATGGGAATGTCGAAACGCCGGTCGAGGAGAAGGAGGGTCAGCCAGAAGGCTCAATCACGGGGGATCTTGCTATCCAGAGCAAGTGCGCGAATCAAGGGGTTAATTGCGTTGATCAGGCTCCTGCTGATTTTGGTCCCTGGATGATGGTCAAACGATcactaaggaaaaaaaaaacagaaaagataTGA
- the LOC112720134 gene encoding 4-coumarate--CoA ligase-like 1 — protein MGTCMENFNEEEHIFRSKFKPVQVPDDVTLPEFVLENAELYANKVAFVDGVSEKAMTYSEVVRDTKRLSKALRSLGLRKGNVVIVVLPNVVEYGVIALGIMAAGGVFSGANPASHVSEIKKQVDSADAKLIVTDSTIYDKVKALELPVIVLADEPIEEAMNYKKLLEAADRAGDDSAKEPIHQNDLCAMPFSSGTTGLSKGVMLTHRNVVANLCSTLFGVGQEMIGNVTTLGLIPFFHIYGITGICCATLRNKGKVVVMGRYDLKTFITALIKHEVNFAPIVPPIILGLVKNPIVDEFDLGKLKLQAIMTAAAPLAPEVLNAFKQKFPGVVVQEAYGLTEHSCITLTHAIKDAGVLHKNSVGFILPNLEVKFIDPDTGRSLPRNTPGEICVRSQCVMQGYYKQVDETAHTIDKDGWLHTGDVGYIDDEENIFIVDRIKELIKYKGFQVAPAELEAILLSHPSVEDAAVVPLPDEEAGEIPAASVVVSRGARVTEKEIMDYVASNAAHYKKVRVVHFVETIPKSPSGKIMRRLIKERMVKKMKTNSTPKSNIS, from the exons ATGGGAACCTGCATGGAGAATTTTAATGAGGAGGAACACATTTTTCGCAGTAAATTCAAGCCGGTCCAAGTTCCGGACGACGTGACGCTGCCGGAATTCGTGCTCGAAAACGCCGAATTATACGCCAACAAGGTTGCATTTGTGGATGGTGTGAGTGAGAAAGCTATGACTTATAGTGAGGTGGTGAGAGACACAAAGAGATTGTCAAAGGCATTAAGGTCTCTTGGTTTGAGGAAGGGGAATGTGGTGATTGTGGTGCTTCCAAATGTGGTAGAATATGGAGTCATTGCTTTGGGAATAATGGCTGCTGGTGGTGTGTTCTCAGGAGCAAATCCAGCATCACATGTTTCAGAGATTAAGAAGCAAGTAGATTCCGCTGATGCCAAATTAATTGTCACAGATTCTACAATCTATGATAAG GTGAAAGCTCTAGAGTTGCCTGTAATTGTGCTAGCTGATGAGCCTATTGAGGAAGCTATGAACTACAAAAAACTACTTGAAGCCGCGGACCGCGCCGGCGACGATTCGGCTAAAGAACCAATTCATCAGAATGATCTGTGTGCCATGCCATTTTCATCAGGCACCACAGGGCTCTCAAAGGGTGTGATGCTTACACACAGAAACGTAGTAGCAAATCTTTGCTCAACACTCTTCGGTGTGGGACAAGAAATGATTGGCAATGTGACAACACTAGGACTAATCCCATTCTTTCACATCTATGGCATAACTGGAATATGTTGTGCCACTCTTAGGAACAAAGGGAAAGTTGTGGTTATGGGAAGGTATGATTTGAAGACATTTATTACTGCATTGATCAAACATGAGGTCAATTTTGCACCAATTGTGCCCCCAATTATTCTTGGATTGGTGAAGAATCCAATAGTGGATGAATTTGATCTTGGCAAGCTTAAACTCCAGGCTATTATGACTGCAGCTGCTCCACTTGCACCAGAAGTCCTTAATGCATTTAAACAAAAGTTTCCTGGTGTTGTTGTCCAAGAG GCATATGGACTAACTGAGCATAGCTGCATCACACTTACCCATGCAATCAAAGACGCTGGGGTTCTACACAAAAATTCagtggggttcatcctcccaaattTGGAAGTTAAATTTATTGATCCTGATACTGGTCGATCCCTCCCAAGGAACACACCTGGGGAAATTTGTGTCCGAAGCCAATGTGTAATGCAAG GTTACTATAAACAGGTTGATGAAACTGCTCATACAATTGACAAGGATGGATGGCTTCACACCGGGGATGTAGGATACATAGATGATGAAGAGAATATATTTATTGTTGATCGCATCAAGGAGTTAATTAAATACAAAGGATTCCAA gtAGCTCCTGCTGAGTTAGAGGCCATTTTGTTATCTCATCCGTCGGTTGAAGATGCTGCAGTTGTGCC GTTGCCAGATGAAGAAGCAGGGGAAATCCCAGCTGCGAGTGTTGTCGTGAGCCGCGGCGCAAGAGTGACCGAAAAGGAAATCATGGACTATGTTGCTTCAAATGCTGCACATTACAAGAAAGTGAGGGTGGTGCACTTTGTAGAAACCATACCAAAATCACCTTCTGGGAAGATAATGAGAAGGCTTATTAAAGAGAGGATGGTGAAAAAAATGAAGACAAACTCCACACCAAAATCCAATATTTCTTAA